Genomic DNA from Paenibacillus sp. MBLB1832:
TGCTTGTACATCATCAAGGAATGCCGCAATGGCTGCCGCGGATACACCTTGCGCACCTGGGTGACTTCGAGGCAACGTAGCGTCAGTATTCACATTCAAACTCATGCAAACCACTCCATCCAAATTTGATAAAATCCTTCTTGCATTTCCTTATTTTAACATACCTTAGTAACTAGTAAGTCTCTTTTTAAAATAAAAAAAATGCCGCGTTACCCGCGACATTTTCCTTACTAGGAGTGTGAAGTTTGCAATGCTGCAGCTTCGTCAAGACCAAGCGTACGTGAAGTTGCTTGTTGAATTTGGCGGCTTAACTCCGGTTGTTTGACAAGAGAAACGCCGTACGAAGGAATCATTTCTTTTATTTTCGGTTCCCATTCTTTCACATGTTCTGGGAAGCATTTTTTGATTAATTCCAGCATCACGGAGACGGCTGTAGACGCACCAGGAGAAGCACCGAGCAATGCTGCGATGGTGCCATCCGCGTCGCTGACCACTTCCGTACCGAATTGAAGTGTTCCTTTACCGGCATCGGTATCTTTAATAACTTGGACGCGTTGTCCAGCTACCACAAGATCCCAATCCTCGCTCTTGGCGTTCGGGACGAATTGGCGCAATTCTTCCATCCGTTTCTCTTTCGACAGCATGACTTGCTGAATCAGGTATTTGGTCAACGAAACGTTTTTGGCGCCTGCCGCGAGCATCGTTACCACATTGTTAGGCTTAACGGATCCAATCAAATCAAACATCGAACCCGTTTTTAAGAACTTAGGTGAGAAGCCCGCAAACGGTCCGAAAAGCAGTGATTTTTTGTTATCGATATAACGCGTATCTAGATGTGGAACCGACATTGGCGGTGCGCCGACAGGGGCTTTGCCATATACTTTCGCATGGTGCTGCTCAATCACTTCTGGGTTTTTACATACCATAAACAGTCCGCTTACTGGGAATCCGCCAATATTTCTTCCTTCAGGAATACCAGACTTTTGCAGTAATGGCAGACTACCTCCACCACCACCGATAAAGACGAACTTCGCCGTGTGACGTTCCAACTCGCCACTGTCTAGATTGCGTACTTTCAATTCCCACAAACCTTCGCGTGTCCGTGTAATATTATCAACACTGTGCTTATATTTAATATCGACCTGCTTCGTTTTCAAGGAATCAAACAATTTGCGCGTTAAAGCGCCAAAGTTAACATCCGTACCGGATTCGATTCTTGTGGCTGCGATCTGTTCATTCTTGGAACGGCCTTCCATAATAAGCGGAATCCATTCGCTCAATTTCTCAGGATCGTCGGAAAACTCCATCCCTTGAAACAAAGGATTACTGGATAGCGCGTCAAAGCGTCTTTTGAGGAACGCGACATTATTTTTACCTTGCACCATACTCATATGTGGCAGCGGTACAATGAAATCCTGTGGATTATTCAGTTGTTTGCTGTTGACCAGATAAGACCAGAACTGCTTGGACACCTGGAATTGCTCATTAATTTTGATTGCTTTACTAATATCAACGGTTCCATCTGGTTTTTCATCCGTGTAGTTAAGCTCGCACAGTGCTGCATGCCCTGTACCTGCATTATTCCATTCATTTGAACTTTCTTCTCCTGCGGTTGCAAGCTTCTCAAATACTGTAATTTTCCACTCAGGTACTAATTCTTTCAGCATGGCTCCCAAAGTCGCACTCATAATGCCGGCACCAATTAAGATAACGTCTGTGCTATTATGTCTGTTGCTCATTTCTACCCGTCCTTATACCCTAAGATTTGCAAAAAAAGGTTGTGACAAACATCACAAGCCCATTCTGGATCAATGAAACACTTAGATTTAATTATTATTTTTACTATTATATGATATTTATCAGGTATTCGACAAGAAGTGCAATGAAGATGCCTTACCATATAATTCGAACCACGTTTACATTAATTACTACTATAACAAATTTCGAGCTTGAATCCAAAGGATAATGAAGAAATTATAAAAACGACTACATGTAAATTGAAAAAGCCGCCAAGTTGGCGACTTTTACTCCCATCCTTATTTACTTTTCTTACTTGCAATCCAGAACGCGAGAATGATGAGCGGAATAAAAATGAACCATGGTATATGGATAGTAGAACTCGTTAAGAAGGCTAAAATGAGTAAAACAATCACTCCGACGATGATATACAAACAGCCTCTCCCAAATGTCTCCATGTGCAACACTCCATTCATCGGTTATATAAGTATAATGTATAACGCAATCCAATGGAAAATGTTACAACTCAACCCATTTCGTTGCAATTTGCTCACAGAATTCACGGTCATGCTCCACGAAAAGGAGCGTTGGTCCAAACTCAAGCAGTAATTCTTCGATTTGCATACGTGAAATAACGTCAATAAAGTTCAACGGTTCATCCCAAATATGAAGATGCGCAGGTTCACACAAGCTTTTGGCAATCAATACTTTCTTCTTTTGACCACCGCTGAAATCCCCCATGTCTTTCTCGAATTGTACTCTCGCGAAATCCAGCTTACGTAAGATGGCTTTAAACAAGCTTTCGTTAATGCCATGTGTTCGAGCAAAGTCGGTTAAGTTGCCACGCAGATGGGACGTGTCCTGAGACACATAGGAGATCCGTAATTGACTACCCCGTCGGAACGTTCCCGTATAGGTAATGTCTTCCCCGCAAATCAGTTTGATAATACTGGATTTTCCCGAACCATTTTGACCAGAAAGCGCAATGCGATCCCCCTGCTCAATCGTGAAACGAACATCCGAACATATTTGTTTCTCCTCATAAAAGATCGATACATGATCGAGTTCCACAAGCTGGTGCTTGTGGTAGGATAGCTGAGTCAGCTTCAAACTCTCGGCGCTTTCCACATTTTTCAGAAGCTTCGACTTGTCATCCATGGCGGACTGTTGGCGTTGTTCGATCGATTTGGAGCGTTTCATCATTTTGGCAGCTTTATGTCCGATATACCCCTTATCTACCTTGGAGCCAGAGTTACGAGTTCCGTTCTTGGATTTCTCCACTTCATGCGACCAATTGCTCGTTCGTTTTGCCGCTTCCTCTAGGCGTTTAATGTCTTTTTTAAGCTTTTCGTTCTCAGCAAACTCATACTGATCTTGCCGCTGTTTATTTTCCCACCAGGTGGAGAAATTGCCTCGTTGAATCTCGATATCCGTTCGATTGATGGAAAGAATATGATCGACACAGTTATCCAGGAACGACCTGTCGTGTGAGACTAGAATAAATCCGCTTTTACTCTTCAAATAATCGCTGACCAACGACCTTGCCCCCATATCGAGATGATTTGTCGGCTCGTCGATGAGCAAGAAGCTATTTTCTTTCAGGAATAACGCGGCCAACAACACTTTCGTTTGTTCCCCATTGGACAAAGAAGCGAATGAGCGATATAGCACATCCTCCGCAACCCGCAGCCATGTAAGCTCACGCATAAGCTCCCAATGGACGTACTCAGGGACAATGTCGCCGATCACATCGATCGTATTCACTTCCTTATCCTCCACAGGAAAAGGAAAATATTCAAAGCTGACTTGCGATGAAATCGTCCCGCTATACTCATACTTGCCAAGCAGCAGATTCATGAAAGTCGTCTTGCCACGCCCATTCCTTCCCGTGAATCCTAGCCTCCAATCCGTATCAATCTGAAAGCTAACCTCTTCGAAAATGTTATCGTAACTGCCGTCATAGGCAAACGTTAAGTTCGAAATATTAATTAATGACATAAATGATCAACTCCCTAAACAAAAAAAGCTACAAGAAAGTTACTTTCTTGTAGCTTTACTATTAACATTAGCTTAGCATAGGCATACTTCGCTTTGTACAGAAACTTTGTTTATACTCATTTATTCCAGTAAACCGCCTAATTCGGAGGCTTTCAGCTCAGCCGTTGTTTTCGCCCCTGGTGCAAGTCCAAGTCTCTGGGTCATCTGCTGGCTGATTGTGCCTAAGCGTTGCGTGTGCTCTGTCGCCGATTGGATGATAGTCCGATTGGATTGTTCGAACAAGTCCAGAGCAGCAAATAGATCGTTCATACCTCGCTCGATGGAGTCCATCTGCAAGCCTGGCTTCCCAAGCAGATCGTTCGTTCGTTGTGTCGTCTCTTTCAATAACCGCGAGTTATCCTCGAACATTTTATTCAACGTTGAATTAGCAGAATTCACAGCTTCTATCGTTTGAACTTGATCCTCAATTGCCATGGAGATCATCGCGGATACCGTCAGAAGATTCTGCGTTTTATCGATAGTCGCATCGACAGCGTCGATCAGTTTGTCGTTGTTATCGTTAATGATGTCAGTTCCTGCAATGGCTTGCTGATACAAAATCACCATTTCTTGAAACGATTGAAGGCGTGTGACTACTTTACGCAGTCCTCTCTCCAGATGGGTACGACGATGCTCATTCTCGGGCTTCGCGATTTCAAGCTCGAACAGTTGCTTCAAGTTCTCGCCCATCGCGATCCGCATTTGCAAATTATAAACGGATTCCAGGGAATTCTTCTTCAGCGTTTTCATGTACGCCATGTTTTCTTCCAGTGTTTCCTTCCCATTTCGAAGGGATTGCACAATCGCATTGACGTTCGTTTTGACCGACTGATATTTGTAAATATAGTTTTTCAGCGGTGTCTTTTTCATCATTTTCTCAAAGAAACCAAGCTGTTTGCTTTTACTTAACGCATCAATCTCTCCGCGCAGCTTCAGAATGTTATTCTGAACCTCTGAACGCTTGCCTGACATAAGTTCATTAACGGGGCGTTCAAGCATAGCCAAGGATTGTCCAGCTTGTTCCATCGTTTTGGCACCCATGCGCCCGATCGAATCCATTAACGTTTCTAATTCCATCGTATCGGTTGTTGCAACTTTTTGAAGCAGCTGCTTCGCTTCGTCTTCGACCTTCTGTACATCGGTTGGCTTCAATTGTACCAATTGGGTTGTCATATGCATGCCTCCTTTAGTCTTCTGTACGATATCGTTGTTGGATCAGTTCCATCCGCGTCTGCAATTCCATTAGATCCTTCTGCTCTATTGTTTCAACATAATCAGAAAGCTTCGAATTAATATCCTTGATGCCGGTTAAGAGAAGTCGACGATTCAGCCGCTTTGCTTCTCCGCCTAGTTTCAGGAACGGATTAATGGCACTGTTCAAATCCTTGAAAATTAATCGTTGAATATTATGATTCATACTCGCATCATTGAGCTCTTTCAACTGAGGAATTAATCGACCCACACGGGAAAGCAAGCTTAGTGTTTTTTCGACGATTTCATTATCTAGGGTATTTTTCTGTCCTTCTGAGATGATCGTCTCTTCGATCACATGGATATATTCGGAAATCGGATCCCAGAATGGATCATTCTCCAGCCCATGTTCAACTTCGCTTGTCGTCGTTAAAGGAACAGCTGGCCGAGCAGCAACTGTGGGACGACTTGCGGGTTCTTGAATGCGATTGCCTTTCACTGCAATCATGTGGCGACTAAGTAGAATAAAACTGCCGATCGATATGGAAGTAGGTACTAATAAGTTCAGTGAACTGGGTAAAAATCGCGCGGTTAAGAGGCTGACGACATACCCTGCAATCGAAATGCCTGCTGCAATTCGTAATGGCTTCTGCATGATGGATTCTCACCCCTGTTTCATCTTACAACCTTCTAAAATCATATCTCCCCTGGCGGTCGATGTCAATTTAAGACAAATGGTGACGCTTCTCTAAACAGAGATTCGTCACCATGTGCTCTTTTTCATATGTTTTCCCTTATAGCCTTTTGTTACTTTGCGGTTCTGCAACGCAACACTTATGATGTGAAACATATAAGCGCTTATATTTGAAAAAGACCGCCCAATAGGCGGTCTCAGCTCATTTTTCTTGTTTAAGGGGGATGGCAATCGAGAAGCGAATCCCATCGTCTAACAAACTATAGTCGATTGTGCCGCGGTAGCGTTCAATTAATTGTTTAATAATATGAAGGCCTAATCCTTTATTTTTCTTACCATGCTTCGTTGAAAAGCCAGATTCAAATAACCTGGATTGGATATCGGAACTTAACGGATTGCACGTATTTTCAACTTGTAAAAATAATTGATTTGCTCGGACAGCTCCCTCAACACTCACTCTTCGCTTCTCCATAGGCAGCTCGATCGTCGCATCAAATGAATTATCGATTAAATTACTGATGATCCGCACGAGATCCGTTGTTTTAATTGTCGTTAACTGCAAGTTGGCCATATTCGTAAATTCCACTTGCATATCGATGTTATGCACTTCGGATTGCGCTAATTTCGCTTGTATAATGCCGCTAAGCGCCGGGATATTGATCTCAACCGCTTTAATTTTGTATTCCATCATCTTAGCATCTTGAATCAATGGCGTAATATAATCGTTTAAACTATCGTACTTTTGCAATTTGATCATCCAGGAGATCGCGGTCAAATGATTAATAATATCATGGCGTTGTTCTTTGATCGATTGGACAATCGAATTGATGTTGTCTAGATACACGTCTTGAACTCTTCTGACGGCGCCTTCATTTTTCCTGCGTGTGATTCGAAATAGGACTGCGATCACGAAGCCAGCGAGTAAGGTGACGACAATCATAAAAATGACAACATCACGAAGCTGCTGCTTCAGCGCCATTTCGATCAAACTATAGTCCGTGGCCACAACGACAATTTTAGGCAATTTATCTCGGGTGTACTTCAAATTCGATGTATCAATCGGTGTAACACTCTTTAGAATGGATTTCCCGCCCACGGTAACCGTGTAGAAAATCGTAGATTTTGTTTCAAGCGCTTCTTTTATTTTGGACTCTTCCGACTCATCGCGGTAAGTATAAGAGCCATTCTCAACTACGCGATCCGAATACCAAGAGACCCTATTGTTAGGTAAGGGGCCCTTTTGGAAAAGCTTTTCCGGATTGAGCACGGCGATCTCTAGCAGATTTTCATCTTGGGTTCTCATCATATCTTGAATACTCACATCCACACCGACTTTAGCTCGGAAATGAGTCAAAGAGTCCGTCACATTCACAAATGGATTAATGATGTAGTTCGTTGTCCCATCATAATATTCTCCCCATTTTCGAATGCTGGAACCGTCAGTTGAAGCTGTACTAATCGGACCACTCCAATAATTCTCAAGTGTCAAGCCAATTCCTACATCGACAGGCTTCCTATCCGTGAGTTGCAAATGTGCCAAATATACGTTACCCCACGTCTTGGAACTTGCATTGATTTCCTTCGGATCGGAGGAACGAACACCGACGAAATCATCGCCTCGTCGTTCGAATAAGGTGATGCCCTCCAAATTCAGCAATTTAGCCAAGTTTTCTAGCTGCTCATTCGTGACATTGTGAAAGTCTGCATCCAATGACTGCTTGATCGCGATAGAAGTTGATCGCAAATCTCGCGCCAGCATCTCATCAAAGACGGCTTCACTTTCACTCTGATTGACAATTTTTGAAGCAATAGTCGACGTATAAATGTTAATTTTCTCTTTCTGATGGGAGACCAGAAGCGATTTGGAATGTTGATAGTAGGTAATATTCAGGCCGATTATGGCGATGAGAAAAATTAGTATCGTTTTGAACGGGAATTTATCTAATGATGCAAACATATGTAATGTAACTCCCTCGGCAATCTTGATGTCCTTCTATTATAGTAGAATTTTGTCGAAATTTGCACATGAATCTACTAGGGAAGATTTGGAACCCTATATTCGATGAGAATTATGATCTTACTTAACAATTACGGCGTCACCAAGCTGAATGCGACCTGGTTGAATTACAGATGCGTACACACCAAAGTGTAAATCAAAGGACTCATTGACATGTCTCAATACAGCTGGATCCTTCTCTAACGTCGTAGGGTCCACTGTAATCATGACACAACGTTCGCAATAACTGTCAACTTGAAAGATGACTTCTCCGATCGAAAGCTGCTTGCCAATCCAGTCGCCTTCTTGTACGGATTCATCGTTGACCTTCACAACGAAATTACCGCGAAATCTACGCTGGTCCAAATCTTTTTGGCATGCAGCCTCTAGCTTACGCAAACTTGCATCCGTGACAAGTAGAATACTGGCGCCATCAACCGATAATAAATGTGGATGCTCGGGATGAGCTTCCTTTAACCGTGACATGGTGATTGGCGTAGTTGTTAGGCTTTGTATTTCGGATAGCAACGCTTCGTTCCATCCGAATGTTTGGCCGTTGGCCGATGTTACTTGAATCTCGCCGTCCTGAAAGCTAGCCTGATAGGTTAACATTTTCGGAATATTCCGAGCGGTAACATACCGCGACCATCCCGATTTCGTCGTATCATAGAAAGTGCCATGACGATCACCTAACATGCCATAAGGTTCAATCTGACATTCGGATAAGCGTTCCCCAGCAAAAGATTTAATGGGATAACGGTTGATTTCTGTAATATGACCAACGATTGAATGCATAAGATTGAGCTCCTCCCGATCGCTAAAATTGCTTCAGCTTATTGTATCATGTTTAAAAAGCAAAAAAACCAGTGAACGTCGGAAACGTTACTGGTTTCTTCATCTTGCCTATTTTTACGTACTAATAAACTCTTGGACCCACTCGCCATTATAATAAGCGACACCAATTTGTGTGTAATTCGGACTTAGAATGTTTTGACGATGGCCAGCACTGTTCATCCATGCCGTCATGACGGCTGCTGGCGTTTGTTGACCCTTGGCAATGTTCTCGCCTGCGTACGAATAGCTAATCTCGTAACGGTTCATCATATCAAATGGGGAGCCATACGTCGGCGACGTGTGATCGAAATAGCCATTGTTGTACATATCTTTGGCCTTGTCCAACGCCATGGTTGTGAGGGCGCTATTAACGGTTAACGCTTTGAGCCCAGCTTTCGCTCTCTCCTGATTCACTAACGTCACCACTTGACTGGCAAACGTAGATTGCGAAGGCGTCGTCACTGTGTTGGATCCAGTCCCTGTCCCTGCCGTTTTGCTCGGAATAGTGACGTGCATACCCGACCAAATCATATTGGGGTTGGCGATCTGCGGGTTTGCTTTAATCAGTTCCGTCAGACTTACACCATATTTCTTAGAAATTAACCACATCGTATCATTCTCTGATACTGTATGTGTTGCAGTCGCGGCCATTGCCGCGTTAGCTCCGACAAGTAAACTCAAACTAAGTGCACCTGTTGCTGCCCATTTCATGTAACGCTTCATGTTGAAACCTCTCCTTTTTACGGCCTGCGAGGTTAGCTGTCGGATTCGGGTCAAAGAGTAATCACCCGGCCGCAGAAGCGGCTTCACCCCAAAGTTGGGTCCCCCGTGTTTCCTATGAAACTTCGGCCTTTATGTTGTTTGTGACCCGTTTGGGTCTTACAAAGTGTAACATGAGAGACGGTTTCAAACATGGCTCAAAATATGCCAATACGTCGCAAGTCAGGCACCATAAGGGTTTATGGATCGGCTTAATGAGTGAAAAACACGATCTGAACGAAAAATAAGACCGCAAATAAATAGAAAATGGGATGCACATCCCGACGCTTGCCTCTAACCACTTTGAGAATCGGATACACGATAAAACCAATCCCGATCCCCGTTGCGATACTATAGGTAAGTGGCATTAAGACCACAATGAGAAATGCGGGAAACGCTTCCTCCAGGTCATGCCACTCAATTTTGCGAAGCACATTCATCATGAGAAATCCAACTATGATTAACGTCGGCGCTGTTATCGCGGGAATGCTGGCAAGCACGGCAACAATTGGGGAAAATAACAAAGTTAGCGCAAGCAGCACACTAACGACCACGGCTGTCAAACCCGTTCTGCCTCCAACAGCGACACCTGAGCTGGATTCAATATAGGCTGACGTTGGACTTGTCCCTAGCAGTGCACCTGTTGTTGTCCCTACTGCATCGGCTAATAATGCCCCGCGCGAACGCGGAAATTTGTTGCCTTGCAGCAACCCAGCTTGCTCAGCTACCCCTAACATCGTCCCTGTCGTGTCGAAAAGGGTAATCAATAAGAATGTGAAAATGACCGTGTACATACTCCCTGTGAAGATATCGCTTAGATTAAGCTTAAAAGCTGTTGCCGATAGCCCAGAAGGCGCTGCAAGGATAGCATCAGGCATCGTCAGCAAACCCATCATCCAAGCGATCACTGCGGTAATTAACATGCCGAAAAACAAATAGCCACGAACTTTATAAGCTAATAAAATGAGGGAAACGATCAATCCGATTAAGGTCACAGCTGTCATCGGTACTCTCAAATCTCCCAACGTCAGCAAGGTTGCTGGAGAGGCGACGATGATTTTCGCATTTTGCAGGCCGATGAAGGTGATAAAAAGCCCAATACCAGCCGTGATGGCATGCTTCAAACTGGCTGGAATAGCGTCAAGCAAGACGTAGCGGAACGATGTCAACGACAGAATGATAAATAAGATTCCTTCAATGAAGACAGCCCCTAAAGCTACTTGCCAATCAACTCCCCCGCCGCCAACAACTGTAAAAGCAAAATAAGCGTTTAGCCCCATGCCAGGCGCGATAACGATCGGATAGTTTGCAAAAAGACCCATAATCAATGTAGCTATTATGCTCGCCAGCACCGTTGCCATAAACACGCCGTGAAAATCCATCCCTGTTGTACTCAATATGCCTGGATTCACAATAACGATATAGACCATCGTCAGAAATGTGGTCACTCCCGCGATAATTTCAGTCGAAATGCTCGTACCTCGTTCTTTCAATTTAAACAAACGCTCCATGCAGGCGCCTCCTGAGAATGAGATACGTTTATTCTCCCCAATATTTGGATTGTTAGTCAGCAAAACACCTCCTATCATGCACTAGCGCATTCATAAAAAGAATGCCGCTAGCTCCGATAACAGGAGGTGTTCGTCTCACCTATTTAGTTCGCCGTTTCTGTGCTCTTCGTCTTCTTGTTCTTTACATATTTATTAAGAAATTGAATAAGTGCTTGATAGAAATCACGTTCATTTTCTGGCTTGTAGAAACCATGTCCTTCACCTTGCTTGAGCATGTACGGCACATCCACGTCTAATTGGCGCATGGCTGCGACCATTTGATCGGATTCTGCCTTATTCACTCTAGGATCGTTCACACCTTGTGCAATCATGAGCGGTGCTTTGATTTGATCTGCATGTAAAAGTGGTGAAGCAGCTTCGAGTCGTGCTTTATCTTTGACGGGATCACCAACTTCTTGGTACATTTCTGGACGACTAAGCTCCCAATAAGGAGCCATCGTATTCAGGAATGTGAATAAATTCGAAGGTCCGACTACATCAACACCTGCTGCATACAAGTCCGGCGTGAATGCCAGGCCCGCCAAAGTGGCATATCCGCCGTATGATGCGCCATATATCGCAATTCGCTCAGGATCGGCAGTTCCTCGCTTGATCAGCCAATTCACGCCGTCCGTGATGTCGTTTTGCATGTTTCGTCCCCACTCTTTATCCCCTGCGTGGAGAAACTCTTTGCCATAACCAGTTGAACCACGATAATTCAACTGAAGAACGGCGTAACCTTGGCTCGCCAGCAATTGAACATCTAGATCAAAACCCCAGGAATCGCGTGCCCATGGGCCGCCATGCGGATGAACTACAACGGGAAGCTTAGAAGGTGGCAATCCTTTCGGCAATGTCAAGTAGCCGTGAATAAGGAGTCCATCTCTGCTTTTGAAGGAGATAGGTTGCATGTCAGCCATTTTCGTCGCATCCAAGTA
This window encodes:
- a CDS encoding malate:quinone oxidoreductase; protein product: MSNRHNSTDVILIGAGIMSATLGAMLKELVPEWKITVFEKLATAGEESSNEWNNAGTGHAALCELNYTDEKPDGTVDISKAIKINEQFQVSKQFWSYLVNSKQLNNPQDFIVPLPHMSMVQGKNNVAFLKRRFDALSSNPLFQGMEFSDDPEKLSEWIPLIMEGRSKNEQIAATRIESGTDVNFGALTRKLFDSLKTKQVDIKYKHSVDNITRTREGLWELKVRNLDSGELERHTAKFVFIGGGGGSLPLLQKSGIPEGRNIGGFPVSGLFMVCKNPEVIEQHHAKVYGKAPVGAPPMSVPHLDTRYIDNKKSLLFGPFAGFSPKFLKTGSMFDLIGSVKPNNVVTMLAAGAKNVSLTKYLIQQVMLSKEKRMEELRQFVPNAKSEDWDLVVAGQRVQVIKDTDAGKGTLQFGTEVVSDADGTIAALLGASPGASTAVSVMLELIKKCFPEHVKEWEPKIKEMIPSYGVSLVKQPELSRQIQQATSRTLGLDEAAALQTSHS
- a CDS encoding Lsa family ABC-F type ribosomal protection protein; this encodes MSLINISNLTFAYDGSYDNIFEEVSFQIDTDWRLGFTGRNGRGKTTFMNLLLGKYEYSGTISSQVSFEYFPFPVEDKEVNTIDVIGDIVPEYVHWELMRELTWLRVAEDVLYRSFASLSNGEQTKVLLAALFLKENSFLLIDEPTNHLDMGARSLVSDYLKSKSGFILVSHDRSFLDNCVDHILSINRTDIEIQRGNFSTWWENKQRQDQYEFAENEKLKKDIKRLEEAAKRTSNWSHEVEKSKNGTRNSGSKVDKGYIGHKAAKMMKRSKSIEQRQQSAMDDKSKLLKNVESAESLKLTQLSYHKHQLVELDHVSIFYEEKQICSDVRFTIEQGDRIALSGQNGSGKSSIIKLICGEDITYTGTFRRGSQLRISYVSQDTSHLRGNLTDFARTHGINESLFKAILRKLDFARVQFEKDMGDFSGGQKKKVLIAKSLCEPAHLHIWDEPLNFIDVISRMQIEELLLEFGPTLLFVEHDREFCEQIATKWVEL
- a CDS encoding toxic anion resistance protein encodes the protein MTTQLVQLKPTDVQKVEDEAKQLLQKVATTDTMELETLMDSIGRMGAKTMEQAGQSLAMLERPVNELMSGKRSEVQNNILKLRGEIDALSKSKQLGFFEKMMKKTPLKNYIYKYQSVKTNVNAIVQSLRNGKETLEENMAYMKTLKKNSLESVYNLQMRIAMGENLKQLFELEIAKPENEHRRTHLERGLRKVVTRLQSFQEMVILYQQAIAGTDIINDNNDKLIDAVDATIDKTQNLLTVSAMISMAIEDQVQTIEAVNSANSTLNKMFEDNSRLLKETTQRTNDLLGKPGLQMDSIERGMNDLFAALDLFEQSNRTIIQSATEHTQRLGTISQQMTQRLGLAPGAKTTAELKASELGGLLE
- a CDS encoding sensor histidine kinase, giving the protein MFASLDKFPFKTILIFLIAIIGLNITYYQHSKSLLVSHQKEKINIYTSTIASKIVNQSESEAVFDEMLARDLRSTSIAIKQSLDADFHNVTNEQLENLAKLLNLEGITLFERRGDDFVGVRSSDPKEINASSKTWGNVYLAHLQLTDRKPVDVGIGLTLENYWSGPISTASTDGSSIRKWGEYYDGTTNYIINPFVNVTDSLTHFRAKVGVDVSIQDMMRTQDENLLEIAVLNPEKLFQKGPLPNNRVSWYSDRVVENGSYTYRDESEESKIKEALETKSTIFYTVTVGGKSILKSVTPIDTSNLKYTRDKLPKIVVVATDYSLIEMALKQQLRDVVIFMIVVTLLAGFVIAVLFRITRRKNEGAVRRVQDVYLDNINSIVQSIKEQRHDIINHLTAISWMIKLQKYDSLNDYITPLIQDAKMMEYKIKAVEINIPALSGIIQAKLAQSEVHNIDMQVEFTNMANLQLTTIKTTDLVRIISNLIDNSFDATIELPMEKRRVSVEGAVRANQLFLQVENTCNPLSSDIQSRLFESGFSTKHGKKNKGLGLHIIKQLIERYRGTIDYSLLDDGIRFSIAIPLKQEK
- a CDS encoding MOSC domain-containing protein, with the translated sequence MHSIVGHITEINRYPIKSFAGERLSECQIEPYGMLGDRHGTFYDTTKSGWSRYVTARNIPKMLTYQASFQDGEIQVTSANGQTFGWNEALLSEIQSLTTTPITMSRLKEAHPEHPHLLSVDGASILLVTDASLRKLEAACQKDLDQRRFRGNFVVKVNDESVQEGDWIGKQLSIGEVIFQVDSYCERCVMITVDPTTLEKDPAVLRHVNESFDLHFGVYASVIQPGRIQLGDAVIVK
- a CDS encoding CAP domain-containing protein codes for the protein MKRYMKWAATGALSLSLLVGANAAMAATATHTVSENDTMWLISKKYGVSLTELIKANPQIANPNMIWSGMHVTIPSKTAGTGTGSNTVTTPSQSTFASQVVTLVNQERAKAGLKALTVNSALTTMALDKAKDMYNNGYFDHTSPTYGSPFDMMNRYEISYSYAGENIAKGQQTPAAVMTAWMNSAGHRQNILSPNYTQIGVAYYNGEWVQEFIST
- a CDS encoding NCS2 family permease, which gives rise to MERLFKLKERGTSISTEIIAGVTTFLTMVYIVIVNPGILSTTGMDFHGVFMATVLASIIATLIMGLFANYPIVIAPGMGLNAYFAFTVVGGGGVDWQVALGAVFIEGILFIILSLTSFRYVLLDAIPASLKHAITAGIGLFITFIGLQNAKIIVASPATLLTLGDLRVPMTAVTLIGLIVSLILLAYKVRGYLFFGMLITAVIAWMMGLLTMPDAILAAPSGLSATAFKLNLSDIFTGSMYTVIFTFLLITLFDTTGTMLGVAEQAGLLQGNKFPRSRGALLADAVGTTTGALLGTSPTSAYIESSSGVAVGGRTGLTAVVVSVLLALTLLFSPIVAVLASIPAITAPTLIIVGFLMMNVLRKIEWHDLEEAFPAFLIVVLMPLTYSIATGIGIGFIVYPILKVVRGKRRDVHPIFYLFAVLFFVQIVFFTH